A DNA window from Microcystis aeruginosa NIES-843 contains the following coding sequences:
- a CDS encoding type II toxin-antitoxin system RelE/ParE family toxin has protein sequence MVDKQLKTVIWIGASKKELLEFPEEVVDEVGYILYRVQNNQNHPNVKSLKGFNGVFEIVSDYQTDTYRTVYALKLSNAIFILHAFKKKSKSGIKTPKQNIDLIK, from the coding sequence ATGGTAGATAAACAACTGAAAACTGTTATCTGGATTGGAGCATCAAAAAAGGAGCTATTAGAATTTCCTGAAGAGGTTGTTGATGAAGTTGGCTACATTCTTTATCGTGTTCAGAATAATCAAAATCATCCTAATGTCAAAAGCTTAAAGGGGTTTAATGGTGTTTTTGAAATAGTCAGCGATTATCAAACCGATACCTATAGAACAGTTTATGCTCTTAAACTAAGCAATGCTATTTTTATTCTCCATGCCTTTAAGAAAAAATCAAAATCAGGGATTAAAACACCAAAACAAAATATTGATCTAATCAAATAA
- a CDS encoding helix-turn-helix domain-containing protein produces MPKTTDAVKIIHQMIADDPTIKEQIALESLNSEIAQLIYDARMNAGLTQQQLADLIHVEQSVIEDLEDADYQDNPLIMLQKIATALNQRVKMSLVSSL; encoded by the coding sequence ATGCCTAAAACCACAGATGCCGTAAAAATCATTCACCAAATGATTGCAGACGATCCCACAATCAAAGAACAAATTGCCCTAGAATCCCTCAACTCAGAAATCGCACAATTGATTTATGACGCTCGTATGAATGCTGGATTAACTCAACAACAACTAGCCGACCTAATCCATGTTGAGCAATCCGTTATTGAAGATCTAGAAGACGCTGACTATCAAGACAATCCCCTAATAATGCTACAAAAAATTGCCACTGCCCTTAATCAACGAGTCAAAATGAGCCTTGTTAGTAGCTTGTAG
- a CDS encoding helix-turn-helix domain-containing protein, which translates to MTEYTISSGNIFEDLGFANAEEKLAKVKLASVIYDLITEKGLSQQEVSQILGIDEAKISNLKNGRLQKFSLEQMFSFLVALGQNIEILVTPQAVANSSVSIQVMYRNKS; encoded by the coding sequence ATGACAGAATATACTATTAGTTCAGGAAACATTTTTGAAGACTTAGGCTTTGCTAATGCTGAAGAAAAACTCGCTAAAGTCAAGCTGGCTTCAGTGATTTATGATCTGATTACTGAAAAAGGATTAAGCCAGCAGGAGGTCAGTCAAATTTTGGGAATTGACGAGGCTAAAATTTCTAACTTAAAAAATGGCAGATTGCAAAAATTTTCTCTTGAGCAGATGTTTAGCTTTCTAGTAGCATTAGGTCAGAATATAGAAATCTTAGTCACTCCCCAAGCCGTAGCAAACTCTAGTGTAAGTATCCAGGTCATGTATCGAAATAAATCCTAA
- a CDS encoding type II toxin-antitoxin system RelE family toxin, which translates to MKIQFVAKFSKDLRKIKDQKLLSEIKTVVNECKLAQTLDDVKNLKKIKGYQGFYRIKIGDYRIGVAIINDELIFSRFLHRREIYRFFP; encoded by the coding sequence ATGAAAATTCAATTTGTAGCCAAATTCTCCAAAGACTTAAGAAAAATTAAAGATCAAAAACTATTATCTGAGATCAAAACTGTTGTCAATGAATGCAAATTAGCTCAAACACTGGATGATGTAAAAAACCTCAAAAAGATTAAAGGTTATCAGGGTTTTTATCGTATCAAAATAGGAGATTATCGCATTGGTGTTGCAATTATTAACGATGAACTGATCTTTAGTCGATTCTTACACAGAAGAGAAATTTATAGATTTTTTCCGTAA
- a CDS encoding type II toxin-antitoxin system RelE/ParE family toxin — MPKTKIIFYQEAEGISPVVEWLQKLLKTDKKGFAKCITKIEQLAAQGHELRRPAADYLRNDIWELRAKQGTIQYRILYFYHGQNIAIIGHALIKKTSAVPSQDIERIIQRKAQFKQNPELHTYQGEINNA; from the coding sequence GTGCCAAAGACAAAAATCATCTTTTATCAAGAAGCAGAAGGCATCTCACCCGTTGTTGAGTGGCTTCAGAAATTACTCAAAACTGATAAAAAAGGATTTGCCAAATGTATAACCAAAATCGAACAACTTGCCGCACAAGGTCATGAACTGCGCCGCCCTGCTGCCGATTATCTCAGAAATGATATCTGGGAGCTTAGAGCCAAACAGGGAACCATACAATATCGAATCCTCTATTTTTATCATGGTCAAAATATAGCAATTATTGGTCATGCTCTTATCAAAAAAACTTCCGCCGTTCCCTCACAAGACATCGAGAGAATTATCCAAAGAAAAGCACAATTTAAACAAAATCCAGAACTTCATACTTATCAAGGAGAAATAAACAATGCCTAA
- a CDS encoding YkgJ family cysteine cluster protein: MANWKCIKNCGACCQLNPDERPDLEEYLTPAQLSQYLSMVGEEGWCINFDRQTRLCTIYDQRPEFCRVQPDIFAKMYQIAPGEFDQFAIDCCHEHIEDLYGEDSLEMNSYRQQVG; this comes from the coding sequence ATGGCCAATTGGAAATGTATTAAAAATTGTGGAGCTTGTTGTCAACTAAATCCCGATGAGCGTCCTGACTTAGAAGAATATCTGACTCCCGCACAATTAAGTCAATATCTCAGCATGGTGGGGGAAGAAGGTTGGTGTATAAACTTCGATCGCCAAACCCGTCTCTGTACCATTTATGACCAGAGACCAGAATTTTGTCGTGTTCAACCCGATATTTTTGCCAAAATGTATCAAATTGCACCGGGAGAATTCGATCAATTTGCGATCGATTGTTGTCATGAACACATTGAGGATCTTTATGGGGAAGATAGCCTAGAAATGAATAGCTATCGTCAGCAAGTAGGCTAA
- a CDS encoding type II toxin-antitoxin system HicA family toxin encodes MKRHDLIAQLEQAGCYLIRRGGKHDIYHNPDTGKTEPIPRHREINERLAKKIIKSLTGDR; translated from the coding sequence ATGAAAAGACATGATTTAATTGCACAATTAGAGCAAGCGGGCTGCTATTTGATTAGACGTGGAGGGAAACACGATATTTACCATAATCCAGATACTGGAAAAACAGAACCAATTCCCAGACATCGAGAAATTAATGAGCGATTGGCTAAAAAGATTATCAAAAGTCTTACAGGCGACAGATAA
- a CDS encoding AAA-like domain-containing protein: MEKPEKQRRRRGVVLTPTGLEKLLTAKQEAEYRDNRGHRFTLEVLSEKTLLGVDTLMKVFACESGVDKQTLKHCFQAFNLTLENSDYYRPNLPETNTINPQLLPELPEGQVPLNSPFYINRNNLEQTCYQEILRRGSLIRINAARKMGKTSLMTRIINYAQQQQYHTLYFSFRLAERSIFQDLNHWLRWLCVSISRQLDLDNHLPEDWDEFLGGKINCKIYLEKHILSHLDRPLVLAFDDLEYLFPYPQLREEFFSILHLWHEEGKNKPLWQKLRLIVAYSPAQELDKTSDTYQSPFSLGLPIELPNFTSAQVRELSQRQGLEQNFDCEKLRIFLGGNPYLIRLACYHIARSNCTLETILATSIGEESNIFADHLKRLLWHLQYLKGNLAAIFAKVVMAEKDIEIDLMAAFHLESLGLIHRQGKFCRVSCPLYRQYFGEYFQQRSVFLPGKTSILAKKITLAHFDTSEKSLYAI, encoded by the coding sequence ATGGAAAAACCAGAAAAACAGCGCCGCAGACGCGGGGTTGTCCTTACCCCCACGGGACTAGAAAAATTACTTACTGCCAAACAAGAAGCGGAGTATCGGGATAATCGCGGTCATCGTTTCACCCTAGAAGTCCTCAGCGAGAAAACTCTTTTAGGGGTAGATACTCTGATGAAGGTATTTGCTTGTGAATCGGGAGTGGATAAACAAACCCTGAAACATTGTTTTCAAGCTTTTAATTTAACTTTAGAAAATAGCGATTATTATCGTCCTAACCTACCAGAAACTAACACTATTAATCCTCAACTATTGCCTGAGTTACCAGAGGGACAAGTCCCCCTCAATTCCCCCTTTTATATCAACAGAAATAATCTAGAACAGACTTGTTATCAAGAGATATTACGCCGCGGTAGTCTTATCCGGATTAACGCGGCCAGAAAAATGGGAAAAACTTCCCTGATGACTAGAATTATTAATTATGCACAACAACAGCAATACCATACCCTTTATTTCAGTTTTCGGTTAGCAGAAAGATCAATTTTTCAAGATTTAAATCACTGGCTGCGTTGGCTTTGTGTTAGTATTAGTCGCCAGTTAGATTTAGACAATCATCTCCCAGAGGATTGGGATGAATTCTTAGGTGGTAAAATTAACTGTAAAATCTATCTAGAAAAGCATATTCTCTCCCATCTCGATCGCCCTTTAGTGCTTGCCTTTGATGATCTTGAATATCTTTTCCCCTATCCACAGCTAAGGGAAGAATTTTTTAGTATTCTCCACCTCTGGCACGAGGAAGGCAAAAACAAACCCCTCTGGCAAAAATTACGTTTAATTGTTGCCTATTCCCCTGCACAGGAGCTTGATAAAACCTCAGATACCTATCAATCTCCTTTCAGTCTTGGTTTACCGATCGAATTGCCTAATTTTACCAGCGCACAAGTACGAGAATTAAGTCAAAGACAGGGATTAGAGCAGAATTTTGACTGCGAAAAATTACGGATATTTCTAGGGGGGAATCCCTATTTAATTCGTCTTGCTTGCTATCATATTGCTCGGAGTAATTGTACCCTAGAAACCATTTTAGCTACTTCTATCGGGGAGGAAAGTAATATTTTTGCAGACCATCTTAAACGTTTACTTTGGCATCTGCAATACTTAAAGGGCAATTTGGCGGCTATCTTTGCTAAGGTGGTGATGGCGGAAAAAGACATAGAAATTGATTTAATGGCGGCTTTTCACCTAGAAAGTCTCGGACTGATTCACCGACAAGGTAAGTTTTGCCGAGTCAGTTGTCCTCTCTATCGTCAATATTTTGGCGAATATTTCCAGCAACGTTCTGTTTTTTTGCCTGGAAAAACTTCTATCCTCGCCAAAAAAATTACGCTTGCTCACTTTGATACTTCCGAAAAAAGTCTCTATGCTATCTAG
- a CDS encoding bifunctional serine/threonine-protein kinase/formylglycine-generating enzyme family protein: protein MSILYCLNPECSHPQNPTHYSYCQGCGGNLSQTSQSYSFHSRYLIVGVLGEGAFGRTYKAEDLNFNRKPRVIKKFIAQMQGAALEKSKELFQREAEKLDELRHEQIPSVYDYFSEGNSLYLVEGFIEGETLFQEYQREGKFSEQKIQEILRDLLPVLAYLHSKGLIHRDIKPDNLMRRRSDGKLMLIDFGGIKEQTSQMGTGLYTPGYAPYEHIMGSAVAASDLYSLAATCVRLLTGCFPQSNSNLPDSVYDVDQRRWLWQSVLKSQKRSISDFWANILNKMLEDKSSQRYQSASEVLTALNNLPSSRTVVQPTTVSPPPQRKISTTSGITRRKWLYNSIGMIVFGAVIALVIDKRNAWLKLLPATSPSDFTEKLPGGLQLAMVELPGGKFMMGSPDSDPDARDNEKPQHQVQVNSFAIGKYPVTQAQYEAVMGNNPSLFQNNPQNPVEKVSWNDAQAFCQKLSQITGKTYRLPTEAEWEYACRAGTTTRYYFGDDANQLGDYAWHNGNSQDKTHPVGQKRPNAWGLYDMSGNVWEWCEDNWHDNYIGAPKDGSAWLTNDNDYQILRGGSWYDDPYFCRSAYRDFLYRRVNDYYFGFRVVCGAGRTL, encoded by the coding sequence ATGAGTATCCTCTACTGTCTCAATCCCGAATGTTCCCATCCTCAAAATCCGACTCATTATAGCTATTGTCAAGGATGTGGCGGAAATTTAAGCCAAACTAGCCAATCATATTCTTTTCATAGCCGTTATCTCATTGTCGGGGTTTTAGGAGAGGGCGCATTCGGTAGAACTTATAAAGCCGAGGACTTGAATTTTAATCGCAAACCCCGCGTTATTAAAAAGTTTATCGCTCAAATGCAGGGAGCGGCTCTTGAGAAGTCTAAGGAGTTATTTCAAAGAGAAGCGGAAAAATTAGACGAATTAAGACACGAACAAATTCCGAGCGTTTATGACTACTTCTCGGAAGGAAACTCTCTCTATTTAGTAGAAGGATTTATTGAAGGAGAAACCCTCTTTCAAGAATATCAAAGAGAAGGAAAATTTAGTGAGCAGAAAATCCAAGAAATATTACGGGATTTATTACCAGTCCTTGCTTATCTCCATTCTAAAGGATTGATTCATCGTGACATCAAACCGGATAACCTGATGCGTCGTCGGAGTGATGGTAAATTGATGTTAATTGATTTTGGGGGAATTAAAGAACAAACTTCCCAAATGGGGACAGGTTTATACACTCCCGGTTATGCTCCTTATGAACATATCATGGGCAGTGCAGTCGCCGCTAGTGATTTATATAGTTTAGCCGCTACCTGTGTCCGTTTATTAACAGGATGTTTCCCCCAAAGTAACAGTAATTTGCCTGATTCGGTCTATGATGTGGATCAGCGGCGATGGTTATGGCAATCGGTATTAAAATCTCAAAAAAGATCAATTAGTGATTTTTGGGCGAATATCTTGAACAAAATGTTAGAAGATAAGTCTAGCCAGCGCTATCAATCAGCTTCGGAAGTTCTGACAGCGTTGAATAATCTTCCCTCGAGTAGAACTGTAGTACAACCTACTACCGTTTCACCTCCTCCTCAGAGAAAAATTAGCACTACATCAGGGATAACTAGGCGTAAATGGCTATATAATAGCATCGGGATGATTGTATTTGGAGCGGTGATCGCATTAGTAATTGACAAGAGAAATGCCTGGCTAAAATTATTACCAGCAACATCACCATCAGATTTTACTGAAAAACTCCCTGGCGGGTTACAGTTAGCAATGGTGGAACTGCCTGGAGGAAAATTTATGATGGGATCTCCTGACAGTGATCCCGATGCTCGCGATAATGAAAAGCCTCAACACCAAGTTCAAGTCAACAGTTTTGCTATTGGGAAATATCCAGTGACTCAGGCACAATATGAAGCGGTAATGGGAAACAATCCCTCTCTGTTTCAAAACAATCCCCAAAATCCGGTAGAAAAGGTTAGTTGGAATGATGCTCAAGCCTTTTGCCAAAAATTGAGTCAAATAACAGGAAAAACCTATCGCCTACCGACGGAAGCGGAATGGGAATATGCCTGTCGTGCGGGGACAACCACTCGCTATTATTTCGGTGATGATGCCAATCAGTTAGGAGATTACGCTTGGCATAACGGAAATTCTCAGGATAAAACTCATCCTGTGGGCCAGAAAAGGCCTAATGCTTGGGGACTGTATGACATGAGTGGCAATGTTTGGGAGTGGTGCGAGGACAATTGGCACGATAACTATATCGGAGCGCCAAAGGATGGCAGTGCTTGGCTGACAAATGATAATGATTATCAAATACTGCGGGGCGGTTCTTGGTACGACGATCCCTATTTCTGCCGTTCCGCTTACCGCGACTTCCTCTACCGCCGCGTCAACGACTACTACTTCGGTTTTCGGGTGGTGTGCGGTGCTGGGAGGACTCTGTAA
- a CDS encoding hemolysin XhlA family protein, which yields MSGPTIETDLGKILDQINQNLKETNQKLDALQKDVTEIRIVQVRFEAEVKGDLKALQGEFNTLQGDLKEIKGSQKAQIWALITILATAVIGTVIRFVITVPPVSNP from the coding sequence ATGAGCGGCCCCACCATCGAAACCGATTTAGGAAAAATCCTAGACCAGATTAATCAGAATCTTAAAGAGACCAATCAGAAGCTAGACGCGCTCCAGAAAGATGTCACAGAGATCAGGATTGTTCAAGTCAGATTCGAGGCCGAAGTAAAGGGAGATCTCAAGGCATTACAGGGAGAATTCAACACCTTACAAGGTGATTTAAAAGAGATTAAAGGCTCCCAGAAAGCCCAAATTTGGGCATTAATCACCATCTTGGCAACAGCAGTTATCGGAACTGTTATCCGCTTTGTCATCACTGTTCCCCCTGTTAGCAACCCCTAA